The DNA window CCAGGGCGAAGCCGCACCTTCGGAACAACGCCGTCTCCGCCGCATTATCCCAGTTGTTGCTGCACCGGATGTACTCGCACCCCGACTCGCCCGCGATTCGAATGGCGTGGCGCAGTGTTTCCGTTGCTACTCCCCCGCACCTGTACTCAGGCCGCACCAGCGTGCGCTCCAGATAGGCCAGCCTCCTGGCCGCAAGCGGTCCTTTGCCGCCGATAGGGCCGATGTCCAGATATACCCCGCCGAGCACGTGCTGATTCCCGCCCACGGCGCAGACGAGGGCGAGACTCCATTCATCCGGCGCTCCCGCGGCAGACTGAGATACGCTGCGGGAGTGCGCCAGTTGGACGGCAAAAAGCGCCTCGGCTTCTTCGGGCAATGCGTCACCGTCTCGAAATACCTCGATGACATAATCGGGAATGGCGCCCATTTTTCGATCCTCACTTGGCCCGTTCAATCTGCCCAGTCGAGTTCAACCAGCACGAAGTAGTGGTCGCTCGGGTAGCGGCCGCCGGGGGTGTCGCGCACGATCTGCGCCTCCGTCGACCTGAGCGGCCCGCGTACGAAGATCCAGTCGATCCGCTCGGGCCAGTCCGGCGGGTTTGCGCCAAAGGCGTGGTAGGTGCGATGCCCGGGGCCGGCTTCGGAGAAGCCGTCGCATGCGTCCCGCCAGCCCGCACGTCGGTAGGTCTCGATGGCCGGGTTCGTCGCGGACGCATTCATGTCGCCGGCCAGCACCTGCGGGTAGTCGGCCGGATAGGCGGCGGCGTCCTCGTTGACCAGGCTTGCCTGCCGCTC is part of the Candidatus Brocadiaceae bacterium genome and encodes:
- a CDS encoding GNAT family N-acetyltransferase; its protein translation is MPEEAEALFAVQLAHSRSVSQSAAGAPDEWSLALVCAVGGNQHVLGGVYLDIGPIGGKGPLAARRLAYLERTLVRPEYRCGGVATETLRHAIRIAGESGCEYIRCSNNWDNAAETALFRRCGFALVDLDGESDEEPCYLAVRPLQNLQI